The genomic interval GGTGCTCAAGGTCCATCTCTGCGTGAGGAGTAAACCGGACTTCCAAGGTGGCCACAGGGGCCTCTCTCACCCAGGCAGGGACCACGCTGCAGTGGGCTGCACCAGCCACCCTGGAAGGAGCCTTGGGGGACATCTCTGGGCCGTGTCCTTCTGGGGCCACTGCTTCTTCCCCTCTCTTCAGCCTGCTGTCTTCTTGTTCCTCTGAAGGGCTCTTCTGGATACGTGGGCCACTTTGCTCTTGTGCCACCCTGGGACTGGATTCTTCACCCAACTCTGCTGCTCTCTCCCTCGGCTCAGGTGAGCTTTGCTGGGTGTTTGCTGCGTCATCAGATCCCGCATTGTTTTCCCCTGAAGTTCTATCTTCAGGACATTTGGGTTTCTCCGTAGTGCAGCGGCAGGGCTGTGATTCCTTGTACTCTGAGAGCTGTTGCCAGTCACAGCTATCAGTCTTGCCTTCAGACTGGGACACGGTTTTCGGTTTATGTTGGTTATTCCGTAAGGTGAAGTCCCCTGAAGACTCAATCAAAGTTTGCGGTGAGTCATAATCAGCTATGTAGGGCTTTATGTCTAGTACAGGTGTGCCATGAATCATGTCAATTCCAGAAAGGTAGACAGCTCCACCTGTAATATGAAAAACATCTTAGAGATATTAACAATGAAGAACAGCACAAACGATTAGAGACTCAACACCATCTGCCTAAACCTCACCAGGCTTAGTCACAGTTCCTTCACGCACCAGGCTCTCTTACACTTGGTGCCAATACACACTTCTCTTTCTACCTAGAAACTCATTCTCTTTTTAACCTGTCAGACTGCTGCTTGCTCTTCAAGGCTCTCATGTAATACCAGAcagaagtgttctttcctctgggTTCTGCAGAGGAACCTGTGCCCAAACTCCTCCTGAAGCCCTTGTCACGTGGTCTGGCAATGGCCTGCTTAGAGTCTCTCCCCCTAGACAGTGAGTAGGCCTTCGAGCACTAGGTGGGGCCAGCTCACCTTTGCATCACTGGAGGTTTCTAACTTTGTTCCAAGTACATCAGAaagatagttgctcagtcgtatctgactctttgagagcccatggactgtaacccaccagattcctctgcccatggaattttccaggcaagaatactagagtgggttgccatttccttctccagggaatcttcctgatgcagggattgaacccaggtctcccgcattacaggcagatactttatcgtttgagctaccagggaagcccaggtaccTCAGAGTCTTCAGCATTACCTCTGTGGGACTGACGATGGTTTCTACTGTGGCAAACAGCATCTAAGGTGGCCCTGTGATGCTCATCACCTAGTGGTGTATGATCCCCTCCTCTTGAGTATGATTTGATATCACTCCAGTGACTATGTTATCTAAGACTCCTGCATTTGCTGCAGATTCACTTGACTCTTCTTGTGGGTTTGATGAAGCAAGCAGCCACGCTGGGAGAGTCCATATAACAAGGCACTGTGGGTGGTCCTTAGGTGCTATGGGCTGCCTCTAGGAGCTGGAGGCAGCCACCAGCCAAAACCCAGCAAGAGGTCAGGACCCTCAGGATCACAACTGTAAGGAAGTGAATTCTGCCAAGACCAGAGTGGGCTTGGAAGTGGATTCTTCCACAGTCAAACCTCCAGAAAAGAACTCATTCCACATGACACCTTCACTGAAACTTGGTGAAGCTCTAAGCAACGACCCAGCTAAGCTGTGTCCCAACTCCCTAACCCATAGAAACATCATAATGTCTTAAACATGtaataaatgtgtgctgtttAAACTGATGgggtgtggtaatttgttacacagcaagagAAATATAATATTCCGTCATATAATTAAGCAGAATATAAGTCAGATTGCCAAATACTAAGGAAAGGTCTCCTGCTATCCCACTTACACAGCTGTTGTCCAGTTAGTAGACTCTGCTGCAGAGTCTACTAACTTGACCCTTGGAAAACTGGTCCAGTGAGAATCAAAAAACCACATATGATCACACTTGATCCTATCTTCATTTAAGAAAAACATGACTAACAAAGGACTCTGATTTCTAAAACATGCTTATTGTGAATGAACCTGGAACTTTGGAAAGAAGATTTTGGACTTTCTAAGTGATAGATTGTGCCTAATGACATCTGCAAAA from Bos mutus isolate GX-2022 chromosome 8, NWIPB_WYAK_1.1, whole genome shotgun sequence carries:
- the TRMO gene encoding tRNA (adenine(37)-N6)-methyltransferase isoform X2, with product MRDLKESRPCATATPCGCVKPALETGNLLTEPIGYLESCFSAKNGTPRQPSICSHSRACLRIRKSIFNNPEHSLMGLEQFSHVWILFVFHKNGHLSYKAKVQPPRLNGAKTGVFSTRSPHRPNAIGLTLAKLERVEGGAVYLSGIDMIHGTPVLDIKPYIADYDSPQTLIESSGDFTLRNNQHKPKTVSQSEGKTDSCDWQQLSEYKESQPCRCTTEKPKCPEDRTSGENNAGSDDAANTQQSSPEPRERAAELGEESSPRVAQEQSGPRIQKSPSEEQEDSRLKRGEEAVAPEGHGPEMSPKAPSRVAGAAHCSVVPAWVREAPVATLEVRFTPHAEMDLEHLSSGEPEG